A section of the Telopea speciosissima isolate NSW1024214 ecotype Mountain lineage chromosome 3, Tspe_v1, whole genome shotgun sequence genome encodes:
- the LOC122655255 gene encoding chromatin assembly factor 1 subunit FSM-like: MVESLQQIFPAVPKCQLKSEVCEISEFVDNCWQVKKEILDKLGTSISPEKSSGKPKGIARFFSKRCLPPDSETINANESSPQSCRKAETNHSLQQSTRNLL; encoded by the exons ATGGTAGAGTCCTTGCAACAGATTTTCCCAGCTGTCCCAAAGTGTCAATTAAAAAGCGAAGTGTGTGAGATATCAGAGTTTGTGGATAATTGCTGGCAG GTTAAGAAAGAGATTTTGGATAAGCTTGGCACATCAATTTCCCCAG AGAAGAGTAGCGGAAAGCCAAAAGGGATTGCTAGATTTTTCTCAAAAAGATGTCTGCCTCCTGATAGTGAAACCATCAATGCGAATGAATCCTCTCCTCAATCATGCCGTAAAGCAGAGACTAATCATAGTCTGCAACAGAGTACAAGAAACCTTTTATAG